Proteins encoded together in one uncultured Desulfosarcina sp. window:
- the queA gene encoding tRNA preQ1(34) S-adenosylmethionine ribosyltransferase-isomerase QueA has protein sequence MYRLEDYDYHLPEDLIAQTPAPNRDGSRLLHLQRSQNHLEHLQFQDIVDLLQPSDLLVVNNTRVVPGRLYGRKQTGGKVETLILNYGQNDPGDDGNQRTYQCLIKASKQARAGTRLIFDADLVGEVQGFSDGVYTVHFASSQPFEIVLDRIGRMPLPPYIKRSEDEADDADRLRYQTVYAREQGAIAAPTAGLHFTDATLARIREKGVDIASVTLHVGYGTFVPVRVDDIRDHRMHEEWFSISAETADMVNRAKDEGRRVVAVGTTSVRTLEYAARNSGRMTPGTGRCDLFIYPGFSFKIVDAMITNFHLPKSTLLMLVSAFAGRETMLHAYAEAVREKYRFFSYGDAMLIE, from the coding sequence ATGTACCGACTCGAAGACTACGACTACCATCTGCCGGAGGACCTCATCGCCCAGACTCCGGCGCCGAACCGGGACGGGTCCCGGCTGTTGCACCTGCAACGATCCCAAAACCATTTGGAACATTTACAGTTTCAGGACATCGTCGATCTGCTTCAGCCATCGGACCTGCTGGTCGTCAACAACACCCGGGTTGTGCCGGGGCGGTTGTACGGACGCAAGCAGACCGGCGGCAAGGTCGAAACGCTGATTTTGAATTACGGTCAAAACGATCCGGGCGACGATGGGAATCAACGGACCTACCAATGCCTGATCAAAGCCTCCAAGCAGGCCCGAGCCGGCACGCGGTTGATCTTCGACGCGGATCTGGTCGGCGAAGTGCAGGGCTTTTCAGACGGCGTCTACACGGTCCATTTTGCCTCATCCCAACCATTTGAAATCGTTCTTGATCGCATCGGTCGCATGCCGCTGCCCCCGTATATCAAGAGAAGCGAAGACGAAGCCGACGATGCGGACCGGTTGCGGTACCAGACCGTCTACGCCCGTGAGCAGGGGGCCATTGCCGCCCCTACCGCAGGGCTGCATTTTACCGACGCTACCCTTGCAAGGATTCGCGAAAAGGGGGTGGATATCGCATCGGTAACGTTGCATGTGGGCTACGGCACTTTCGTGCCGGTGCGGGTGGATGACATCCGCGACCATCGCATGCACGAAGAGTGGTTTTCTATCAGCGCCGAGACGGCAGACATGGTCAACCGGGCCAAAGACGAAGGGCGCCGGGTGGTGGCCGTCGGAACCACCAGCGTCCGTACCCTCGAGTATGCCGCCCGCAACAGCGGCCGTATGACGCCGGGGACCGGACGCTGCGATCTGTTCATCTATCCCGGCTTTTCCTTCAAGATCGTCGATGCCATGATTACCAACTTCCACCTGCCCAAATCGACCCTGCTCATGCTTGTCTCGGCTTTCGCCGGCAGAGAAACCATGTTACATGCCTATGCCGAAGCGGTTCGGGAAAAGTATCGCTTTTTCAGTTATGGGGATGCGATGTTGATCGAGTAA